In Macaca fascicularis isolate 582-1 chromosome 15, T2T-MFA8v1.1, one genomic interval encodes:
- the ABITRAM gene encoding protein Abitram isoform X1 gives MATEPEAAEPVVPSLVDRYFTRWYKPDVKGKFCEDHCILQHSNRICVITLAESHPVLQSGKTIKSISYQISTNCSRLQNKVSGKFKRGAQFLTELAPLCKIYCSDGEEYTVSSCVRGRLMEVNENILHKPSILQEKPSTEGYIAVVLPKFEESKSITEGLLTQKQYEEVMVKRINATTTS, from the exons ATGGCTACCGAGCCCGAAGCAGCGGAGCCGGTGGTGCCTTCGCTCGTGGATCGATACTTCACTCGCTGGTACAAACCGG ATGTCAAAGGAAAATTTTGTGAGGACCACTGTATACTACAGCACTCTAACCG AATATGTGTCATCACATTGGCAGAATCTCATCCAGTTCTTCAAAGTggaaaaacaattaaaagcaTTTCCTATCAGATCAGTACCAACTGTAGCAGACTTCAGAACAAGGTCTCTGGGAAATTTAAGCGG GGGGCACAGTTTCTAACAGAGCTTGCACCTCTCTGTAAGATTTACTGCTCAGATGGTGAAGAATATACTGTATCTAG ttgtGTTAGAGGACGTTTGATGGAAGTGAATGAAAACATTCTCCATAAGCCATCTATTCTTCAAGAaaag CCATCCACTGAAGGCTACATTGCAGTTGTGTTACCCAAATTTGAAGAAAGTAAAAGCATAACAGAAGGGTTACTGACACAAAAACAATATGAAGAAGTCATGGTGAAACGCATTAATGCCACAACTACGTCATGA